From one Branchiostoma floridae strain S238N-H82 chromosome 3, Bfl_VNyyK, whole genome shotgun sequence genomic stretch:
- the LOC118411351 gene encoding CMP-N-acetylneuraminate-beta-galactosamide-alpha-2,3-sialyltransferase 1-like → MLWIKKRHKEAYLYLGVLLILFLVTCFLIHPDTMQILSKSRSSRLDLGRNLLRDSHNQWRPVRMLRDIRSTTAKPLTDTDKLHRIAGLLGYDLTGNKKRDDLESRKMINDILNLIDDHQRQGKDARDTVDMIYSVVRSVQEEKNGDDLGEVMNNMNVLENLLPKRLDKVKIGTYPFMRDARRLPSECPSGFHSRAEQSDWFRERYVDDVKMLMDLSDVEPRNFLDLQFYSLPFGYKRENKTLVDSIFHNMDHIGVYRGVRKQCLRCAVVGCGGMLKGSRKGAEINAHDLVFRVNHARIDQQYVEDVGNKTDFYVFFPESEDVRRVAHQDPIYLYVPFKTYDLEYIEGKIVRDVIPKMCSNKTGKCWKLRNPPNVTSHNLRIVHPDFMRYVFVNFLNGTAYRPTTGALTVFLAVHMCDEVDLYGFGFDKRFSLHYYDEKFKNYTEWRTGAHDIDNERYLWQKLNEQKVIKWFKR, encoded by the exons ATGTTGTGGATTAAAAAGCGCCACAAGGAGGCTTATCTCTACCTCGGCGTTTTGCTGATTCTATTTCTCGTGACGTGTTTCCTCATCCACCCGGACACGATGCAGATCCTTTCCAAGTCCAGATCTTCAAGATTAGACTTGGGGAGAAATTTACTGAGAGATTCTCACAACCAGTGGAGACCAGTACGTATGTTGAGAGACATCCGCAGCACCACGGCCAAGCCGCTCACAGACACCGACAAACTGCACAGAATCGCCGGCCTGCTGGGCTATGACCTCACGGGGAACAAGAAGAGGGACGACCTGGAGTCTAGAAAAATGATCAATGACATCTTAAACTTGATAGATGATCACCAGAGACAGGGTAAGGACGCGAGGGACACTGTGGACATGATCTACTCTGTGGTCAGAAGTGTACAGGAGGAGAAGAATGGCGATGACCTTGGAGAAGTCATGAACAACATGAACGTGTTAGAAAACCTGCTGCCCAAGAGACTGGACAAAGTGAAGATCGGGACGTATCCCTTCATGAGAGACGCCAGGCGTTTGCCATCG GAATGCCCGTCCGGGTTCCACAGCAGAGCAGAGCAATCTGATTGGTTCAGGGAGAGGTATGTGGATGACGTCAAGATGTTGATGGATTTGAGTGACGTCGAACCGAGGAACTTTTTGGACCTGCAGTTCTACTCACTACCGTTCGGGTACAAGAGGGAGAATAAGACAC TCGTTGACAGCATATTCCATAACATGGACCATATTGGCGTCTACCGCGGAGTAAGAAAGCAGTGCCTGAGGTGTGCTGTGGTCGGATGCGGAGGAATGTTAAAGGGTTCCCGGAAAGGAGCTGAAATCAACGCACATGACTTAGTATTTAG AGTGAATCACGCCAGGATCGACCAGCAGTACGTAGAAGACGTTGGGAACAAGACCGACTTTTACGTCTTCTTCCCAGAGTCGGAAGACGTTAGACGGGTGGCCCACCAG GACCCTATTTATTTATACGTGCCATTCAAGACGTACGACCTGGAGTACATCGAAGGGAAAATCGTCCGAGATGTCATCCCGAAAATGTGCTCTAATAAGACGGGAAAGTGTTG GAAACTCCGGAACCCACCAAACGTGACGTCACACAACCTGCGGATCGTCCACCCGGACTTCATGCGGTACGTGTTCGTCAACTTCCTGAACGGGACGGCGTACCGCCCCACCACCGGCGCGCTCACCGTGTTCCTGGCCGTGCACATGTGCGACGAGGTGGACCTGTACGGATTCGGCTTCGACAAGAGGTTCTCTCTCCACTACTACGACGAGAAATTCAAAAACTACACGGAGTGGAGAACCGGGGCGCACGACATCGACAACGAGAGATATCTCTGGCAGAAACTGAACGAACAGAAGGTTATAAAATGGTTCAAAAGATAG
- the LOC118411575 gene encoding vesicle transport through interaction with t-SNAREs homolog 1A-like isoform X1, with product MASLLDSYEQQYSNVTAEITNKIAKIVKLSGGEKRHMVTNVEKQMEEAKELLEQMDLEVRDIPSKERQKYATRLKSYKTELGKLEKDFKKAKLHGGAGSREELLGPDDPSHSEDQRTRLLDNTERLERSGRKLEAGYRMAVETEQVGADILENLHQDREKIQRSRDRLRETDSDLGKSSRILSAMMRRIIQNRIVLFVVIAVIILVIALTIYFSTRS from the exons atggcttcTCTTCTCGATTCTTACGAGCAGCAGTACAGCAATGTCACCGCCGAAATTACCAACAAAATCGCCAAAATTGTCAAATTATCTGGTG GTGAAAAGAGACACATGGTCACCAATGTGGAAAAGCAGATGGAAGAGGCAAAAGAACTG TTAGAACAGATGGATCTGGAAGTTCGAGACATCCCGTCTAAGGAGAGGCAGAAGTATGCCACAAGACTCAAGAGCTACAAGACAGAGCTGGGCAAACTGGAGAAGGACTTT AAGAAGGCCAAACTACACGGAGGAGCAGGCAGTAGAGAAGAACTGCTGGGGCCAGACGACCCTTCTCACTCTGAGGACCAG AGAACACGACTGTTAGACAACACAGAGAGGTTGGAGAGGTCTGGTAGAAAGCTGGAGGCTGGATACAGGATGGCAGTAGAGACAG AACAAGTTGGAGCCGATATATTAGAAAACCTTCATCAGGACAGGGAGAAAATACAGAGGTCAAGAGACCGG TTGCGCGAGACTGACAGCGACCTGGGCAAGAGTTCACGTATCCTGTCAGCCATGATGAGAAG AATAATCCAGAATCGAATAGTGCTGTTCGTGGTCATTGCAGTTATTATCCTAGTCATTGCGCTCACCATATACTTCAGCACTAGGAGTTAG
- the LOC118411575 gene encoding vesicle transport through interaction with t-SNAREs homolog 1A-like isoform X2 produces the protein MASLLDSYEQQYSNVTAEITNKIAKIVKLSGGEKRHMVTNVEKQMEEAKELLEQMDLEVRDIPSKERQKYATRLKSYKTELGKLEKDFKAKLHGGAGSREELLGPDDPSHSEDQRTRLLDNTERLERSGRKLEAGYRMAVETEQVGADILENLHQDREKIQRSRDRLRETDSDLGKSSRILSAMMRRIIQNRIVLFVVIAVIILVIALTIYFSTRS, from the exons atggcttcTCTTCTCGATTCTTACGAGCAGCAGTACAGCAATGTCACCGCCGAAATTACCAACAAAATCGCCAAAATTGTCAAATTATCTGGTG GTGAAAAGAGACACATGGTCACCAATGTGGAAAAGCAGATGGAAGAGGCAAAAGAACTG TTAGAACAGATGGATCTGGAAGTTCGAGACATCCCGTCTAAGGAGAGGCAGAAGTATGCCACAAGACTCAAGAGCTACAAGACAGAGCTGGGCAAACTGGAGAAGGACTTT AAGGCCAAACTACACGGAGGAGCAGGCAGTAGAGAAGAACTGCTGGGGCCAGACGACCCTTCTCACTCTGAGGACCAG AGAACACGACTGTTAGACAACACAGAGAGGTTGGAGAGGTCTGGTAGAAAGCTGGAGGCTGGATACAGGATGGCAGTAGAGACAG AACAAGTTGGAGCCGATATATTAGAAAACCTTCATCAGGACAGGGAGAAAATACAGAGGTCAAGAGACCGG TTGCGCGAGACTGACAGCGACCTGGGCAAGAGTTCACGTATCCTGTCAGCCATGATGAGAAG AATAATCCAGAATCGAATAGTGCTGTTCGTGGTCATTGCAGTTATTATCCTAGTCATTGCGCTCACCATATACTTCAGCACTAGGAGTTAG
- the LOC118411575 gene encoding vesicle transport through interaction with t-SNAREs homolog 1A-like isoform X3 yields the protein MASLLDSYEQQYSNVTAEITNKIAKIVKLSGGEKRHMVTNVEKQMEEAKELLEQMDLEVRDIPSKERQKYATRLKSYKTELGKLEKDFKKAKLHGGAGSREELLGPDDPSHSEDQRTRLLDNTERLERSGRKLEAGYRMAVETEQVGADILENLHQDREKIQRSRDRLRETDSDLGKSSRILSAMMRR from the exons atggcttcTCTTCTCGATTCTTACGAGCAGCAGTACAGCAATGTCACCGCCGAAATTACCAACAAAATCGCCAAAATTGTCAAATTATCTGGTG GTGAAAAGAGACACATGGTCACCAATGTGGAAAAGCAGATGGAAGAGGCAAAAGAACTG TTAGAACAGATGGATCTGGAAGTTCGAGACATCCCGTCTAAGGAGAGGCAGAAGTATGCCACAAGACTCAAGAGCTACAAGACAGAGCTGGGCAAACTGGAGAAGGACTTT AAGAAGGCCAAACTACACGGAGGAGCAGGCAGTAGAGAAGAACTGCTGGGGCCAGACGACCCTTCTCACTCTGAGGACCAG AGAACACGACTGTTAGACAACACAGAGAGGTTGGAGAGGTCTGGTAGAAAGCTGGAGGCTGGATACAGGATGGCAGTAGAGACAG AACAAGTTGGAGCCGATATATTAGAAAACCTTCATCAGGACAGGGAGAAAATACAGAGGTCAAGAGACCGG TTGCGCGAGACTGACAGCGACCTGGGCAAGAGTTCACGTATCCTGTCAGCCATGATGAGAAGGTAG
- the LOC118411576 gene encoding 60S ribosomal protein L34-like has protein sequence MVKRLTYRRRLSYNTKSNRRRISKTPGGKLVYLYTKKKGSQPRCGDSKVKLFGVKAPRPKKLMSMSRRLKHVTRAYGGCLSGKAVRERIVRAFLIEEQKIVVRVLKAQAQSQKPGKAK, from the exons ATGGTGAAGCGGCTGACATACAGGCGGCGACTGTCGTACAACACGAAGTCGAACCGCAGGCGCAT TTCGAAGACTCCAG GTGGCAAACTGGTGTATCTGTACACCAAGAAGAAGGGCAGCCAACCTAGATGTGGTGACAGCAAAGTAAAGCTGTTTGGG GTGAAGGCACCAAGACCCAAGAAGCTGATGTCCATGTCCCGTAGACTCAAGCATGTCACCAGGGCTTACGGCGGCTGTTTGTCTGGGAAAGCTGTCCGTGAAAG GATTGTCCGTGCTTTCCTGATTGAGGAACAGAAGATCGTGGTGAGAGTGCTGAAGGCACAGGCTCAGTCACAGAAACCGGGCAAGGCCAAGTAA